The DNA segment TCTCAAGATAGAAACTTCCATCACTCTGCATACATTTAGATGTAACATAAGAGGTAAAGAATAAACTCGTCAAAAGATTGGAAAGCAGTAATCCACAATCCGAGTAGGTAATTAAAGAAGTAGAGTGCACTAACAGTGAGATGTATGTATTATTGAAGTAGGGAGCATTATAACCAATGCAATCTGCACCCAAAGGCTGTTAGGAGTTATTGTCTTTTTGTCTGTTCATGAAAGTGTCAAAATGATACAAGAACTTCTAAAAGATATGGATGATGTGCCTAATTgcatttgggtgtcaattttaagTCGTATTACTTTACGTTTGGATCCAACATACTGCTTTTTTAGTGTTTTAATAGAAATGTAGAATGCGAAAGATCCATCTGATGTATACCCGTGGGGCTTGGTTAGATTGCTCAGGTATTGTATGCATATATCTTGCTTGCTAACTGAAATCTTAAGGGTTGGGACCCAGAATCAATCCAGCTGTCCAGGTATATAGGCACATCTTTATATATTTAATGCATGGAAAGTTTTTTTCTAGCCATCATAGACTCTTAGTTCTTGCTTTGTGTTGAACTTCTCTTTGACTAAGATTGTCTAGGCCTTGTGTCAATTTTTCATCACTTCTTTTAAATAGGAATTGGAATAAAAATGGCAGGACAGCTTTAAGTTGGTGTACCATGCATTATTTGAGGGAACTATATATCATTTGTATTCCATTTCCATCTTCAAGGAAGTTGTTTAGTACTTAAGGTATATTGTTTAGTTCTTAAAAAGGTCCTGTCTGGTCAGAATATTACAGTCAATGTATAACACAATTTTGAAAGTATCTAGAGGTCTTAGCTATCCTTGGTTAACATCTGCAGCAAATTAGTAATAGATAATGACATTGTCTATACGGCTTAATGCCAAAATATGACATGCCCTCATGTTATTTTGATCAAAGCTATAATGAGGACTGCAAGGTAGATTGTTCTTGTGGACTTACagtaatttcaaactacaattatatttttgttatgtgttGCTTGTGCATATGATTTTATCCTGTTTTAGGGCAGAAGAATAAGAAGATCCAAGTATAATTTGCATTCTGTGCTGCAGGAGAAATTTGTTGAATGTTTTGGAGTTTCTTAAGAGGCCAAATGCAAGTGAGCTGGTATCTGGAACACAAGACCGTGTGAATTTGCATGATAAGTTTAGGAATGCTATGGAAGCAGCTTTTCCTGGAACCACCAATCAACTGGTGCAGAAAGCAGAGGAGAAAAAAGCACAGCAGAAAAAACTTTCCTTCTGGGACTCGGTAACAGATTCCCATGCTGGTGCTTTCAAGTTCTCTTTCTAAGAAACACCCATGAAGACCTTACCCTGTAATAGGACagattttctttttctatttatttttggagtaTTAGTAGTTTTTTGGTCCACCCTCGAATCTTACATGAACAGAACAGCTCAAAACAATTTTGACATTGATTGATTCAtagattttttattcttgttcttCGATCAGTTAGAATGTTACATTTCTTTCATGGTCTATGATTACTGCAACTTGTAGTCTCTACTCAATTAAGCCTTAATTCCTAACAGTTCACTGGCTAAACACGCTAAATCTTATCCCAATTACCTACACAAAGAAATTGAAGGCAGGGCATATACTTGCCGGAAACTCTATATTTCGGGTTTGAGTATTTCCGAAGTTCATAATAGCAAGCAAGTTCTTTAGGATTCACTAGGGAATTTGCATTTTGCGCCAAAATCCAGGACCGGATTCAAACTGTTCTGGCTTCTTATAGGCAGGCATGGGCACCCCGGCTTCTGTTCATGCTAATATAGATTCTCTAGCAGCCCAGGTCCACGCTTTCAGTAGTCTTCTATACAAGCAGAACGTACGAATTAGAGGGttggcaggaaatttaaagtAACATGAAACTTTTGTGGTGTCAGAAACATGAATATTTTACTTTCTGAAGATGAGCAGCACTAGCAGTAGCAGCTTAGTTTCGAGAACGCTAAAGCTAAAGAATCCAAAACTTTTGCTGCTAGAATCTTGCTCTACCCTCTTACAGCTGAAAATCATCCATGCCCATATGATAAGAACCCACAGCATCTTTGATGTATTTGCAGTTAGTCGGTTAATTGCTTTTAGCATAGACAATAACTTGCTAGATTATGCATTACAGGTCTTTTACCAAATCCAAAACCCCAACCTCTTTATTTACAATGCATTTATCAGGGGTTATTCAGGAAGCAAAAGCCCAGATCAGTCCTTCCATTTCTATGTCCAATCGCAAAGGGTAGGTATATTTCCTGATAATCTTACTTACCCATTTTTAGTCAAGTCATGTACTCAGTTGGGGTCCTTGGATATGGGAATTCAAGCCCATGGCCAAGTAATTAGGCATGGATTTGAAAATGATGTTTATGTGCAAAACTCACTTGTTAACATGTATGCTACACTTGGGGATATAAAGGCTGCAAGCTATATCTTTCGAACAATGTCTCGGTTAGATGTTGTTTCTTGGACTTCAATTATAGCAGGTTATAATAAATCAGGAGATGTTGAGTCAGCACGCAAACTGTTCGACAGAATGCCAGAGAAGAACTTGGTTACATGGAGTATAATGATCAGTGGTTATGCCAAGAACAATTTATTTGACAAGGCAATAGAATTGTATCAAGTTCTTCAGTCTGAAGGGGTTCAAGCAAATGAGACGGTAATGGTTAGTGTAATATCTTCATGTGCTCACTTAGGTGCCCTTGAATTGGGAGAAAGAGCTCATGATTATGTGGTGAGAAATAAGATGACTGTCAATTTGATACTTGGTACTGCCCTAATAGATATGTATGCTAGATGTGGAAGTATTGATAAAGCTGTTCAGGTATTTGAGAAACTTCCGGAGGGGGATGCCTTAAGCTGGACTGCCCTTATTGCTGGATTTGCAATGCATGGTCATGCAGAGAAAGCAGTTCAGTATTTCTCAGAAATGATAAAGAGTGGACTAACCCCAAGAGACATCACCTTTACTGCAGTTTTATCGGCTTGCAGTCATAGAGGATTGGTTGAAAGAGGGATGGAGATATTTGAAAGCATGAAAAGAGACTATGGGATTGAGCCTAGATTGGAACACTATGGGTGCATGGTTGATCTGTTAGGCCGAGCAGGGAAGTTAGCAGAAGCTGAGAAGTTTGCCCTTGAAATGCCGGTGAAGCCTAATGCACCAATTTGGGGAGCATTGCTTGGAGCTTGCGGGACATACAAAAATGCAGAAATTGGGGAAAGAGTGGGAAAGATTTTGATCGAGTTACAACCAGAACATAGTGGCTACTACGTGCTGCTTTCAAACATTTATGCTCGCACAAACAAGTGGGAGAATGTCGAAAGCATGAGACAGATGAtgaaggaaagaaaaataaagaaaccaCCTGGATACAGTCTGATTGAGATGGATGGGGAGGTTCATAATTTTACCATAGGAGACAAAACACACCCAGAAATAGAGAAGATAGAAAGAATGTGGGAAGAGATTCTTAAGAAGATAAGACCTGTAGGATACACTGGAAACACTACTGATGCAATGTTTGACatagatgaagaagaaaaagaaaatgcccTGCACAGGCACAGTGAGAAACTCGCTATAGCATACGGGATTATGAGAACTAAAGCTCGTACCACCATTCGGATAGTGAAGAACTTGCGAGTATGTGAAGATTGCCACACAGCTACAAAGCTGATTTCTAAGGTTTATGAACGAGAGTTGATTGTAAGAGACAGGAACAGGTTCCATCATTTTAAAGGAGGTGCCTGTTCTTGCATGGATTACTGGTGAAAAATGCAGTTAGCAATGAAAGGCAGACGCTCCTGGAGTTTGAATTCAAGTGAAGAAACTATTTTAATCTTTTCCCCTTGCACAATATTACAAGCAAAAGGTAAAAAGAATACTTGCTTCAACAGCAAAAGGCTAAGTCTCCTTTTATTGAAAGCAGGGGTGTACAATCAGTCCATTCAATTCagaattaaatcaattaaatttgatttttcaattaaaaCTGCTCTATGTTCACCCCTAAAGTATCTATTTGCCTTAAAAAATAATTGAAGACGAGAAAGTTGAGTTAATTTGACGATGGCAATTATTGTAGCTCCAGTTTAACACTTCTAATGATCTATTTTCTGAATGCTTTGTTCCTGACCTTTCTCAACACGAATGCTTATAAAAGAA comes from the Hevea brasiliensis isolate MT/VB/25A 57/8 chromosome 5, ASM3005281v1, whole genome shotgun sequence genome and includes:
- the LOC110643018 gene encoding pentatricopeptide repeat-containing protein At5g06540 gives rise to the protein MSSTSSSSLVSRTLKLKNPKLLLLESCSTLLQLKIIHAHMIRTHSIFDVFAVSRLIAFSIDNNLLDYALQVFYQIQNPNLFIYNAFIRGYSGSKSPDQSFHFYVQSQRVGIFPDNLTYPFLVKSCTQLGSLDMGIQAHGQVIRHGFENDVYVQNSLVNMYATLGDIKAASYIFRTMSRLDVVSWTSIIAGYNKSGDVESARKLFDRMPEKNLVTWSIMISGYAKNNLFDKAIELYQVLQSEGVQANETVMVSVISSCAHLGALELGERAHDYVVRNKMTVNLILGTALIDMYARCGSIDKAVQVFEKLPEGDALSWTALIAGFAMHGHAEKAVQYFSEMIKSGLTPRDITFTAVLSACSHRGLVERGMEIFESMKRDYGIEPRLEHYGCMVDLLGRAGKLAEAEKFALEMPVKPNAPIWGALLGACGTYKNAEIGERVGKILIELQPEHSGYYVLLSNIYARTNKWENVESMRQMMKERKIKKPPGYSLIEMDGEVHNFTIGDKTHPEIEKIERMWEEILKKIRPVGYTGNTTDAMFDIDEEEKENALHRHSEKLAIAYGIMRTKARTTIRIVKNLRVCEDCHTATKLISKVYERELIVRDRNRFHHFKGGACSCMDYW